The Caldisalinibacter kiritimatiensis DNA window TGATGATGTTGAGATTTTAGGAATTGTAGCAGTAGCATCTAATACTAAAGATGTAAATGGAATTAAGGTTGATTTTTCAGTAACTGCAGATGGTAAGGTTGTAAAAAAAGCAGTTGATAAAGATGGAGTAGAAACAGATGATAACATTTTATATGGAGATACGGTAGATATTATTAATAGTTATAATATACCCTTAGTTGTAGGGATTGGTGATATTGGCAAAATGAATGGTAAAGATGATATTAGTAAAGGAGCACCAATAGTAACAAAGGCACTTAAAGAAATATTAAATAGGAGCGAATAAAAAATGAAAGTTAGTAGCAAATTTCAAGAGAATATAGAATATCTATCGAATAAATTGGGACTAGAAGAAAGTTTTGATGTTATAAAGAAGGACATAGTGATAGGTGGAAAGAAATCAGCTATTTTCTTTATAGATGGCTTTGTTAAAGATGAAGTGATGATATGGATTTTATCAATATTGCAGCAAGTAGATAGAGACGAGATTGTTCCAAATACATTAAATAAACTGTTAAATAAGAACATACCTTATATAGAATGTGACTATACTGACAATATGGACGATGTTGAATTTGCAATAATGTCAGGTTCAGTTGCTTTATTTGTTGAAGGGGTTAATGAATGTATTATTATTGATGCTAGAACTTACCCTGCTAGAGGACCTGAAGAACCTGATTTAGAAAGAGTAACTAGAGGTCCAAGGGATGGATTTGTTGAAACTATAGTTTTTAATACAGCTTTAATTAGAAGAAGAATAAGAGACCCTAATCTTAGATTTGAAATGTTTAA harbors:
- a CDS encoding stage V sporulation protein AE translates to MSKKRKIILVTDGDNVARRAVEVAAKNIGGRCISRSGGNPTPITGEKIVDFIKQAKYDPVVIMVDDVGDEGFGKGEKALNEILLCDDVEILGIVAVASNTKDVNGIKVDFSVTADGKVVKKAVDKDGVETDDNILYGDTVDIINSYNIPLVVGIGDIGKMNGKDDISKGAPIVTKALKEILNRSE